One Anopheles marshallii chromosome 3, idAnoMarsDA_429_01, whole genome shotgun sequence genomic region harbors:
- the LOC128710910 gene encoding transcription elongation factor S-II isoform X1: MNVEEEVFRIQKKLGKMTSQSDGSGQEQALDLLRELQRLNIDLDILTKTRIGMTVNELRKCSKDDEVISLAKSLIKSWKRFLAGTPPSKDGSKESSKSSGKSSSKSSSKSSDGGSTGTGGGGANGEKANSGSGGTGGVGGNKKDYDREKESKSKAPPSGGMSSQSSSNTTDAVRLKCREMLANALRVDGEPPEGCQSPEELGEELEEAIFVEFKNTDMRYKNRVRSRVANLKDPKNPSLRANFISGAITAQRLAKMTSEEMASDEMKHLRDRFVKEAINDAQLATVQGTKTDLLKCGKCKKRNCTYNQLQTRSADEPMTTFVMCNECGHRWKFC; encoded by the exons ATGAACGTCGAGGAAGAGGTGTTTCGCATTCAGAAAAAGCTGGGCAAAATGACTTCCCAGTCGGATGGATCG GGTCAAGAGCAAGCGCTTGATTTGTTGCGCGAGTTGCAACGATTGAATATTGATCTGGATATACTGACGAAAACGCGCATCGGCATGACAGTGAACGAGTTGCGCAAGTGCAGCAAGGACGATGAGGTGATTAGCTTGGCCAAATCGCTTATCAAGAGCTGGAAACGTTTTCTTGCCGGTACGCCACCGTCGAAAGACGGTTCGAAGGAATCGTCCAAGTCGTCCGGCAAATCATCGAGCAAATCGAGTAGCAAATCGTCCGacggtggcagcactggaacGGGGGGCGGTGGTGCTAATGGTGAGAAAGCAAACAGTGGAAGCGGTGGAACGGGGGGTGTTGGTGGCAACAAGAAGGATTACGATCGCGAGAAGGAAAGCAAATCGAAAGCACCTCCCTCCGGCGGTATGTCGTCGCAGTCCAGCAGCAATACGACCGATGCGGTGCGGTTGAAATGCCGTGAAATGTTGGCGAACGCGCTGCGCGTTGATGGTGAACCGCCGGAGGGCTGTCAGTCACCGGAAGAGCTCGGCGAAGAGTTAGAAGAGGCCATCTTTGTCGAGTTTAAAAACACGGACATGCGCTACAAGAACCGTGTTAGATCGCGCGTTGCCAACCTTAAGGATCCGAAAAATCCTAGCCTGCGGGCAAACTTCATTAGCGGCGCTATCACTGCCCAGCGGCTCGCCAAAATGACATCGGAGGAGATGGCAAGCGATGAGATGAAGCATTTGCGCGATCGTTTCGTGAAGGAGGCGATCAACGATGCACAGCTGGCGACGGTGCAGGGCACCAAGACCGATCTGCTCAAGTGTGGCAAGTGCAAGAAGCGCAACTGCACGTACAACCAGCTGCAGACGAGAAGCGCTGACGAACCTATGACCACGTTCGTCATGTGCAACGAGTGTGGCCACCGTTGGAAGTTCTGCTAG
- the LOC128710910 gene encoding transcription elongation factor S-II isoform X2 has protein sequence MNVEEEVFRIQKKLGKMTSQSDGSGQEQALDLLRELQRLNIDLDILTKTRIGMTVNELRKCSKDDEVISLAKSLIKSWKRFLAGTPPSKDGSKESSKSSGKSSSKSSSKSSDGGSTGTGGGGANGEKANSGSGGTGGVAPPSGGMSSQSSSNTTDAVRLKCREMLANALRVDGEPPEGCQSPEELGEELEEAIFVEFKNTDMRYKNRVRSRVANLKDPKNPSLRANFISGAITAQRLAKMTSEEMASDEMKHLRDRFVKEAINDAQLATVQGTKTDLLKCGKCKKRNCTYNQLQTRSADEPMTTFVMCNECGHRWKFC, from the exons ATGAACGTCGAGGAAGAGGTGTTTCGCATTCAGAAAAAGCTGGGCAAAATGACTTCCCAGTCGGATGGATCG GGTCAAGAGCAAGCGCTTGATTTGTTGCGCGAGTTGCAACGATTGAATATTGATCTGGATATACTGACGAAAACGCGCATCGGCATGACAGTGAACGAGTTGCGCAAGTGCAGCAAGGACGATGAGGTGATTAGCTTGGCCAAATCGCTTATCAAGAGCTGGAAACGTTTTCTTGCCGGTACGCCACCGTCGAAAGACGGTTCGAAGGAATCGTCCAAGTCGTCCGGCAAATCATCGAGCAAATCGAGTAGCAAATCGTCCGacggtggcagcactggaacGGGGGGCGGTGGTGCTAATGGTGAGAAAGCAAACAGTGGAAGCGGTGGAACGGGGGGTGTTG CACCTCCCTCCGGCGGTATGTCGTCGCAGTCCAGCAGCAATACGACCGATGCGGTGCGGTTGAAATGCCGTGAAATGTTGGCGAACGCGCTGCGCGTTGATGGTGAACCGCCGGAGGGCTGTCAGTCACCGGAAGAGCTCGGCGAAGAGTTAGAAGAGGCCATCTTTGTCGAGTTTAAAAACACGGACATGCGCTACAAGAACCGTGTTAGATCGCGCGTTGCCAACCTTAAGGATCCGAAAAATCCTAGCCTGCGGGCAAACTTCATTAGCGGCGCTATCACTGCCCAGCGGCTCGCCAAAATGACATCGGAGGAGATGGCAAGCGATGAGATGAAGCATTTGCGCGATCGTTTCGTGAAGGAGGCGATCAACGATGCACAGCTGGCGACGGTGCAGGGCACCAAGACCGATCTGCTCAAGTGTGGCAAGTGCAAGAAGCGCAACTGCACGTACAACCAGCTGCAGACGAGAAGCGCTGACGAACCTATGACCACGTTCGTCATGTGCAACGAGTGTGGCCACCGTTGGAAGTTCTGCTAG
- the LOC128710910 gene encoding transcription elongation factor S-II isoform X5, producing MNVEEEVFRIQKKLGKMTSQSDGSGQEQALDLLRELQRLNIDLDILTKTRIGMTVNELRKCSKDDEVISLAKSLIKSWKRFLAGTPPSKDGSKESSKSSGKSSSKSNDREKESKSKAPPSGGMSSQSSSNTTDAVRLKCREMLANALRVDGEPPEGCQSPEELGEELEEAIFVEFKNTDMRYKNRVRSRVANLKDPKNPSLRANFISGAITAQRLAKMTSEEMASDEMKHLRDRFVKEAINDAQLATVQGTKTDLLKCGKCKKRNCTYNQLQTRSADEPMTTFVMCNECGHRWKFC from the exons ATGAACGTCGAGGAAGAGGTGTTTCGCATTCAGAAAAAGCTGGGCAAAATGACTTCCCAGTCGGATGGATCG GGTCAAGAGCAAGCGCTTGATTTGTTGCGCGAGTTGCAACGATTGAATATTGATCTGGATATACTGACGAAAACGCGCATCGGCATGACAGTGAACGAGTTGCGCAAGTGCAGCAAGGACGATGAGGTGATTAGCTTGGCCAAATCGCTTATCAAGAGCTGGAAACGTTTTCTTGCCGGTACGCCACCGTCGAAAGACGGTTCGAAGGAATCGTCCAAGTCGTCCGGCAAATCATCGAGCAAATCGA ACGATCGCGAGAAGGAAAGCAAATCGAAAGCACCTCCCTCCGGCGGTATGTCGTCGCAGTCCAGCAGCAATACGACCGATGCGGTGCGGTTGAAATGCCGTGAAATGTTGGCGAACGCGCTGCGCGTTGATGGTGAACCGCCGGAGGGCTGTCAGTCACCGGAAGAGCTCGGCGAAGAGTTAGAAGAGGCCATCTTTGTCGAGTTTAAAAACACGGACATGCGCTACAAGAACCGTGTTAGATCGCGCGTTGCCAACCTTAAGGATCCGAAAAATCCTAGCCTGCGGGCAAACTTCATTAGCGGCGCTATCACTGCCCAGCGGCTCGCCAAAATGACATCGGAGGAGATGGCAAGCGATGAGATGAAGCATTTGCGCGATCGTTTCGTGAAGGAGGCGATCAACGATGCACAGCTGGCGACGGTGCAGGGCACCAAGACCGATCTGCTCAAGTGTGGCAAGTGCAAGAAGCGCAACTGCACGTACAACCAGCTGCAGACGAGAAGCGCTGACGAACCTATGACCACGTTCGTCATGTGCAACGAGTGTGGCCACCGTTGGAAGTTCTGCTAG
- the LOC128710910 gene encoding transcription elongation factor S-II isoform X4: MNVEEEVFRIQKKLGKMTSQSDGSGQEQALDLLRELQRLNIDLDILTKTRIGMTVNELRKCSKDDEVISLAKSLIKSWKRFLAGTPPSKDGSKESSKSSGKSSSKSSSKSSDDKKDYDREKESKSKAPPSGGMSSQSSSNTTDAVRLKCREMLANALRVDGEPPEGCQSPEELGEELEEAIFVEFKNTDMRYKNRVRSRVANLKDPKNPSLRANFISGAITAQRLAKMTSEEMASDEMKHLRDRFVKEAINDAQLATVQGTKTDLLKCGKCKKRNCTYNQLQTRSADEPMTTFVMCNECGHRWKFC; this comes from the exons ATGAACGTCGAGGAAGAGGTGTTTCGCATTCAGAAAAAGCTGGGCAAAATGACTTCCCAGTCGGATGGATCG GGTCAAGAGCAAGCGCTTGATTTGTTGCGCGAGTTGCAACGATTGAATATTGATCTGGATATACTGACGAAAACGCGCATCGGCATGACAGTGAACGAGTTGCGCAAGTGCAGCAAGGACGATGAGGTGATTAGCTTGGCCAAATCGCTTATCAAGAGCTGGAAACGTTTTCTTGCCGGTACGCCACCGTCGAAAGACGGTTCGAAGGAATCGTCCAAGTCGTCCGGCAAATCATCGAGCAAATCGAGTAGCAAATCGTCCGacg ACAAGAAGGATTACGATCGCGAGAAGGAAAGCAAATCGAAAGCACCTCCCTCCGGCGGTATGTCGTCGCAGTCCAGCAGCAATACGACCGATGCGGTGCGGTTGAAATGCCGTGAAATGTTGGCGAACGCGCTGCGCGTTGATGGTGAACCGCCGGAGGGCTGTCAGTCACCGGAAGAGCTCGGCGAAGAGTTAGAAGAGGCCATCTTTGTCGAGTTTAAAAACACGGACATGCGCTACAAGAACCGTGTTAGATCGCGCGTTGCCAACCTTAAGGATCCGAAAAATCCTAGCCTGCGGGCAAACTTCATTAGCGGCGCTATCACTGCCCAGCGGCTCGCCAAAATGACATCGGAGGAGATGGCAAGCGATGAGATGAAGCATTTGCGCGATCGTTTCGTGAAGGAGGCGATCAACGATGCACAGCTGGCGACGGTGCAGGGCACCAAGACCGATCTGCTCAAGTGTGGCAAGTGCAAGAAGCGCAACTGCACGTACAACCAGCTGCAGACGAGAAGCGCTGACGAACCTATGACCACGTTCGTCATGTGCAACGAGTGTGGCCACCGTTGGAAGTTCTGCTAG
- the LOC128710910 gene encoding transcription elongation factor S-II isoform X6, translated as MNVEEEVFRIQKKLGKMTSQSDGSGQEQALDLLRELQRLNIDLDILTKTRIGMTVNELRKCSKDDEVISLAKSLIKSWKRFLAGTPPSKDGSKESSKSSGKSSSKSSSKSKSKAPPSGGMSSQSSSNTTDAVRLKCREMLANALRVDGEPPEGCQSPEELGEELEEAIFVEFKNTDMRYKNRVRSRVANLKDPKNPSLRANFISGAITAQRLAKMTSEEMASDEMKHLRDRFVKEAINDAQLATVQGTKTDLLKCGKCKKRNCTYNQLQTRSADEPMTTFVMCNECGHRWKFC; from the exons ATGAACGTCGAGGAAGAGGTGTTTCGCATTCAGAAAAAGCTGGGCAAAATGACTTCCCAGTCGGATGGATCG GGTCAAGAGCAAGCGCTTGATTTGTTGCGCGAGTTGCAACGATTGAATATTGATCTGGATATACTGACGAAAACGCGCATCGGCATGACAGTGAACGAGTTGCGCAAGTGCAGCAAGGACGATGAGGTGATTAGCTTGGCCAAATCGCTTATCAAGAGCTGGAAACGTTTTCTTGCCGGTACGCCACCGTCGAAAGACGGTTCGAAGGAATCGTCCAAGTCGTCCGGCAAATCATCGAGCAAATCGAGTAGCAAATC CAAATCGAAAGCACCTCCCTCCGGCGGTATGTCGTCGCAGTCCAGCAGCAATACGACCGATGCGGTGCGGTTGAAATGCCGTGAAATGTTGGCGAACGCGCTGCGCGTTGATGGTGAACCGCCGGAGGGCTGTCAGTCACCGGAAGAGCTCGGCGAAGAGTTAGAAGAGGCCATCTTTGTCGAGTTTAAAAACACGGACATGCGCTACAAGAACCGTGTTAGATCGCGCGTTGCCAACCTTAAGGATCCGAAAAATCCTAGCCTGCGGGCAAACTTCATTAGCGGCGCTATCACTGCCCAGCGGCTCGCCAAAATGACATCGGAGGAGATGGCAAGCGATGAGATGAAGCATTTGCGCGATCGTTTCGTGAAGGAGGCGATCAACGATGCACAGCTGGCGACGGTGCAGGGCACCAAGACCGATCTGCTCAAGTGTGGCAAGTGCAAGAAGCGCAACTGCACGTACAACCAGCTGCAGACGAGAAGCGCTGACGAACCTATGACCACGTTCGTCATGTGCAACGAGTGTGGCCACCGTTGGAAGTTCTGCTAG
- the LOC128710910 gene encoding transcription elongation factor S-II isoform X3 — translation MNVEEEVFRIQKKLGKMTSQSDGSGQEQALDLLRELQRLNIDLDILTKTRIGMTVNELRKCSKDDEVISLAKSLIKSWKRFLAGTPPSKDGSKESSKSSGKSSSKSSSKSGSGGTGGVGGNKKDYDREKESKSKAPPSGGMSSQSSSNTTDAVRLKCREMLANALRVDGEPPEGCQSPEELGEELEEAIFVEFKNTDMRYKNRVRSRVANLKDPKNPSLRANFISGAITAQRLAKMTSEEMASDEMKHLRDRFVKEAINDAQLATVQGTKTDLLKCGKCKKRNCTYNQLQTRSADEPMTTFVMCNECGHRWKFC, via the exons ATGAACGTCGAGGAAGAGGTGTTTCGCATTCAGAAAAAGCTGGGCAAAATGACTTCCCAGTCGGATGGATCG GGTCAAGAGCAAGCGCTTGATTTGTTGCGCGAGTTGCAACGATTGAATATTGATCTGGATATACTGACGAAAACGCGCATCGGCATGACAGTGAACGAGTTGCGCAAGTGCAGCAAGGACGATGAGGTGATTAGCTTGGCCAAATCGCTTATCAAGAGCTGGAAACGTTTTCTTGCCGGTACGCCACCGTCGAAAGACGGTTCGAAGGAATCGTCCAAGTCGTCCGGCAAATCATCGAGCAAATCGAGTAGCAAATC TGGAAGCGGTGGAACGGGGGGTGTTGGTGGCAACAAGAAGGATTACGATCGCGAGAAGGAAAGCAAATCGAAAGCACCTCCCTCCGGCGGTATGTCGTCGCAGTCCAGCAGCAATACGACCGATGCGGTGCGGTTGAAATGCCGTGAAATGTTGGCGAACGCGCTGCGCGTTGATGGTGAACCGCCGGAGGGCTGTCAGTCACCGGAAGAGCTCGGCGAAGAGTTAGAAGAGGCCATCTTTGTCGAGTTTAAAAACACGGACATGCGCTACAAGAACCGTGTTAGATCGCGCGTTGCCAACCTTAAGGATCCGAAAAATCCTAGCCTGCGGGCAAACTTCATTAGCGGCGCTATCACTGCCCAGCGGCTCGCCAAAATGACATCGGAGGAGATGGCAAGCGATGAGATGAAGCATTTGCGCGATCGTTTCGTGAAGGAGGCGATCAACGATGCACAGCTGGCGACGGTGCAGGGCACCAAGACCGATCTGCTCAAGTGTGGCAAGTGCAAGAAGCGCAACTGCACGTACAACCAGCTGCAGACGAGAAGCGCTGACGAACCTATGACCACGTTCGTCATGTGCAACGAGTGTGGCCACCGTTGGAAGTTCTGCTAG